In a genomic window of Primulina huaijiensis isolate GDHJ02 chromosome 10, ASM1229523v2, whole genome shotgun sequence:
- the LOC140986959 gene encoding DNA (cytosine-5)-methyltransferase 1B-like: MLANKFNAPKIQSSRKSSSNTVKVATEQKQRKRLASQANEDSVVLRKMPKRSAACSDFKEKSLIIAEKDSIIETKKDISAEDEFLAVRLTAGQENGRPCRRLTDFIFHNSDGVPQPFEMSEVDDIFISGLILPLDEVVDKEKAKGIRCDGFGRIEEWCISGYEDGSPVIWISTKIADYDCLKPSGNFKKFYDHFYAKAIACVEVYKKLSKSSGGDPNVSLDELLAGVVRAMSGMKCFRGGLSVRDFIVSQGDFIYNQLIGLDQSSERIDHLFVELPVLSALKDECSKLVDLVQAQPGSLPGSLRIGPKYGDGNNKSLSTISCPSEEIEDSKMARLYQDQEVWCSMKQKKSKGSTSLSSQYYIKINEDEIAHDYPLPAYYKACGEETDEYIIFDSGAGVYDIDDLPKNRLHNWALYNSDARLVPLELLPMKPCSEIDVTIFGSGVMTVDDGSGYNLDGECAYSSSGSGDSEIGGIPIFLSEIKDWVIEFGSAMVSIFIRTDMSWYRLGKPSKQYAAWYERVLKTVRVAISILAMLKDEIRLARLPFNDVMKRVSDFPKGHLAFISSNKELVERYVVVHGQIILQHFLEFPDKDIKKCSFVIGLIKKMEERHHRKWLVSKKKVVFRNGQNLNPRSAIEPAMSKRKPMQATTTRLINRLWGAYYSNHLPEESNEGILSEVKEDDEIEEQEENEEDDAPEEKLAVTDKSEIHGSPRRQTKSCLGSKVVKWDGKSVGKLPSGEALYKRATVHGYEIEVGGTVQVDELGNDLAICLVEYMFEKIDGDKMFHGRLMQQGCETVLGNTANERELFLTDDCINFQLEEVKQSLHVNIGSMPWGYQHRKANANTEKMNKARAEERKKMGLPIEYYCKSLYSPKRGAFFALPYKSMGLGSGSCQACKSKEAAIDNEKFILHDSVNDFMYRGNKYSVLDYVYVSPSYFSAEMESESFKSGRNVGLKAYVVCQLLEICNLKKSGRHDANSVQVKVRRFYRPEDISVAKAYSSDIRELFYSEEMLTVPVDMIEGKCEIRKRKDIQLQDVPCTFDHAFFCEYLYDPSNGSIKQLPSHIKIRYSFGTPSDDTYRKKGKSKEGEDDLEVGILKEESQGNHLISLDIFAGCGGLSEGLQQSGVSFTKWAIEYDEAAGDAFKLNHPEASVFVNNCNVILRAVMQKCGDADDCISTPEATELASSLNQKDFDNLPLPGQVDFINGGPPCQGFSRMNRFNHSTWSKVQCEMILAFLSFADYYRPKFFLLENVRNFVTFNQGQTFRLTLASLLEMGYQVRFGILEAGAFGVPQSRKRAFIWAASPEEMLPEWPEPMHVFAAPELKISLSGNLCYSAVRSTARGAPLRSLTVRDTIGDLPQVGNGASNTGIEYQSGPISWFQKKIRGNMEVLNDHIAKEMNELNLIRCQRIPRRPGADWRDLPDEKVKLSTGQVVDLIPWCLPNTAKRHNQWKGLFGRLDWEGNFPTSITDPQPMGKVGMCFHPEQDRIVTVRECSRSQGFPDKYKFSGAVLHKHRQIGNAVPPPLAYALGRKLKEAIERKSL, translated from the exons ATGCTAGCAAACAAATTCAACGCCCCAAAAATCCAATCTAGTAGAAAGTCGTCTTCAA ATACAGTAAAAGTGGCAACCGagcaaaaacaaagaaagaggCTTGCCTCACAAGCCAATGAGGATTCTGTTGTTTTGCGTAAAATGCCAAAGCGATCTGCTGCTTGTTCAGATTTCAAGGAGAAATCACTTATCATAGCAGAAAAAGACTCCattattgaaacaaaaaaagatATTAGTGCGGAAGATGAGTTTTTGGCAGTCCGTCTTACTGCTGGACAAGAAAATGGCCGGCCATGTAGGCGGCTCACGGATTTCATCTTTCATAATTCAGATGGGGTACCCCAGCCATTTGAAATGTCAGAAGTTGATGATATTTTTATCTCTGGTCTCATTTTACCGCTTGATGAAGTCGTTGATAAAGAAAAAGCAAAGGGAATAAGATGTGATGGCTTTGGGCGCATTGAAGAATGGTGTATATCTGGTTATGAAGATGGGTCGCCAGTGATATGGATCTCCACAAAGATAGCTGATTATGATTGTCTTAAACCGTCTGGAAACTTCAAGAAGTTCTATGACCATTTCTATGCCAAGGCTATTGCCTGTGTTGAGGTTTACAAGAAATTGTCAAAATCTTCGGGAGGTGATCCCAATGTAAGCCTTGATGAATTGCTTGCTGGGGTTGTGCGTGCAATGAGTGGGATGAAATGCTTCCGTGGTGGTCTATCTGTAAGGGATTTCATTGTTTCGCAGGGAGACTTCATCTACAACCAACTTATAGGTTTGGATCAGTCATCAGAAAGGATTGATCATCTATTTGTTGAGCTCCCTGTCCTGTCTGCCTTAAAGGATGAATGTAGCAAGTTAGTTGATCTTGTCCAAGCTCAGCCTGGCTCATTGCCTGGGAGTCTTAGGATTGGTCCAAAATATGGAGATGGAAACAACAAAAGCTTATCTACTATATCTTGCCCATCAGAAGAAATTGAAGATTCCAAAATGGCCAGGTTATACCAGGATCAAGAGGTCTGGTGCTCAATGAAGCAGAAGAAAAGCAAGGGTTCTACCTCCCTATCTAGCCAATACTACATTAAGATCAATGAGGATGAAATTGCCCATGACTATCCTTTACCTGCCTATTATAAGGCATGTGGTGAAGAAACCgatgaatatataatttttgatagTGGTGCTGGTGTATATGATATAGATGACTTACCAAAAAACAGGCTCCACAACTGGGCTTTGTACAATTCAGATGCTAGACTGGTTCCATTAGAGCTCCTACCAATGAAACCATGCTCTGAAATTGATGTGACCATATTTGGCTCAGGAGTAATGACTGTTGATGATGGATCTGGTTACAATTTGGATGGCGAATGCGCTTATTCTTCTAGTGGTTCCGGGGATTCTGAAATAGGAGGGATACCGATTTTCTTGAGCGAGATTAAGGACTGGGTAATCGAGTTTGGATCTGCGATGGTCTCTATTTTTATACGGACTGATATGTCCTG GTACAGGCTTGGAAAGCCCTCAAAACAATATGCTGCTTGGTACGAGCGGGTCTTGAAGACAGTTAGGGTTGCAATTAGCATCCTTGCTATGCTAAAAGATGAGATTAGGCTGGCAAGGCTTCCTTTTAATGATGTTATGAAGAGAGTTTCAGATTTCCCCAAAGGTCATCTTGCCTTTATATCATCTAATAAGGAATTGGTGGAAAGATATGTGGTTGTGCATGGTCAGATTATTCTGCAGCACTTTTTAGAATTTCCTGACAAGGATATAAAGAAGTGCTCATTTGTTATTGGCCTCATCAAAAAGATGGAAGAGAGACACCATCGGAAATGGCTAGTCAGCAAGAAGAAGGTTGTGTTTAGGAATGGACAAAACTTAAATCCCAGATCTGCAATTGAGCCTGCCATGTCCAAAAGAAAGCCTATGCAGGCAACAACAACCAGGCTAATCAATAGACTCTGGGGTGCTTATTATTCAAATCACTTACCAGAGGAATCAAATGAAGGAATCCTCAGTGAAGTAAAAGAGGATGATGAGATTGAAGAGCAAGAGGAAAATGAAGAGGATGATGCTCCTGAGGAGAAATTGGCAGTTACAGACAAGAGTGAGATACATGGTTCACCACGACGGCAAACCAAGTCTTGTTTGGGTAGCAAGGTTGTAAAGTGGGATGGGAAATCAGTGGGCAAATTACCATCTGGTGAGGCTTTATATAAAAGGGCCACAGTCCATGGatatgaaattgaagttggTGGGACTGTCCAAGTTGATGAACTGGGCAATGATCTGGCCATCTGTTTGGTCGAGtacatgtttgaaaaaattgatGGAGATAAAATGTTTCATGGGAGATTGATGCAACAAGGCTGTGAAACTGTCCTTGGAAACACAGCAAATGAAAGGGAGCTATTTTTGACGGATGACTGTATAAACTTTCAACTAGAAGAAGTCAAACAGAGCTTACATGTGAACATCGGATCAATGCCATGGGGTTATCAGCATAGAAAAGCAAATGCCAACACTGAAAAAATGAATAAGGCGCGAGCAGAAGAAAGGAAGAAGATGGGGTTGCCAATTGAATATTACTGCAAAAGTTTGTATTCACCCAAGAGGGGTGCCTTCTTTGCTCTTCCCTATAAATCGATGGGGCTGGGGTCTGGCTCCTGTCAAGCATGCAAATCAAAGGAAGCTGCCATTGATAATGAGAAGTTTATCCTGCATGATTCTGTGAATGACTTTATGTACCGAGGAAATAAATACTCAGTTCTTGATTATGTCTATGTGAGTCCTAGTTACTTTTCAGCAGAAATGGAAAGTGAGAGTTTCAAGAGTGGAAGAAATGTTGGATTAAAGGCCTATGTTGTTTGCCAGCTGCTTGAAATTTGCAATCTTAAAAAGTCTGGGCGGCATGATGCCAATTCAGTTCAGGTCAAAGTTAGAAGGTTTTACAGACCAGAGGACATATCGGTGGCGAAGGCTTACTCTTCAGATATTCGAGAG CTCTTCTACAGTGAGGAAATGCTTACCGTACCGGTTGATATGATTGAAGGTAAATGTGAGATCAGGAAAAGGAAAGACATTCAACTTCAAGATGTCCCTTGCACCTTTGACCATGCTTTCTTTTGTGAATATCTGTATGATCCCTCCAACGGATCAATCAAGCAA TTGCCATCTCATATTAAAATAAGATATTCATTTGGGACGCCAAGTGACGATACATACAGAAAGAAAGGAAAATCCAAGGAAGGAGAGGATGACTTAGAAGTTGGTATACTAAAAGAAGAATCTCAGGGGAACCACTTGATTTCATTAGATATATTTGCTGGCTGTGGTGGCTTGTCTGAGGGATTGCAACAATCAG GTGTCTCGTTTACTAAATGGGCTATTGAGTATGATGAAGCTGCTGGAGATGCATTTAAACTGAATCATCCCGAGGCTTCAGTGTTTGTCAACAATTGTAATGTAATTTTGAG GGCTGTGATGCAGAAATGTGGTGATGCAGACGACTGCATTTCAACCCCTGAGGCCACTGAATTGGCTTCATCATTGAACCAGAAGGATTTTGATAATCTCCCACTGCCAGGGCAAGTTGATTTTATTAATGGAGGACCTCCTTGCCAG GGTTTTTCAAGAATGAATAGATTCAATCACAGTACCTGGAGTAAAGTTCAATGTGAAATGATTTTAGCCTTTTTATCTTTCGCTGACTACTATCGACCAAAGTTTTTCCTTTTGGAGAATGTGCGGAATTTTGTGACTTTCAACCAAGGACAGACATTCCGCTTAACTTTAGCTTCCCTTCTTGAGATGGGATATCAG GTGAGATTTGGTATCCTTGAAGCTGGTGCGTTCGGAGTACCTCAGTCGAGGAAGAGAGCCTTCATATGGGCAGCCTCTCCTGAAGAGATGCTTCCTGAGTGGCCAGAGCCAATGCATGTCTTTGCAGCACCAGAATTGAAAATCTCATTGTCAGGAAATTTGTGTTACTCTGCTGTTAGGAGTACTGCAAGAGGAGCCCCGCTTCGTTCTCTTACTGTCAGAGATACAATTGGAGATCTCCCGCAAGTGGGCAATGGTGCATCTAACACAGGCATTGAG TATCAAAGTGGTCCTATATCATGGTTCCAGAAGAAAATTCGTGGAAACATGGAGGTATTAAATGATCACATCGCGAAAGAGATGAATGAGCTCAACCTAATTAGGTGTCAAAGGATTCCCAGGCGTCCTGGTGCAGATTGGCGTGATCTTCCAGATGAAAAG GTCAAATTATCCACTGGCCAAGTTGTTGATCTGATACCTTGGTGCTTACCAAATACAGCCAAGAGGCACAATCAGTGGAAGGGTCTTTTTGGAAGGTTGGATTGGGAGGGAAACTTTCCAACTTCCATAACAGACCCTCAGCCAATGGGTAAAGTGGGAATGTGTTTTCATCCTGAGCAAGATAGGATTGTCACTGTTCGTGAATGCTCGCGTTCTCAG GGTTTTCCCGACAAGTATAAATTTTCTGGCGCTGTTCTTCACAAGCACAGGCAGATTGGGAATGCTGTTCCACCTCCTCTAGCTTATGCACTGGGAAGAAAACTCAAGGAAGCTATTGAGAGAAAGTCTTTGTAG